The sequence below is a genomic window from Bremerella alba.
TCCCTTTAAGCGGACTCTCCCGTGGGTGGCTGTCCGTCGGTCTCGCTTGCGGACCACGCTGCGATGGCCAGAGAGGAACTCGCCGGTCAGGCTGTCTTCATCCTCTTCGATCTCGGAGGGCGGCCCTTGAAACATGATCTCTCCGCCACGTTCCCCTGCCCCGGGACCGAACTCGACGATCTGATCCGCCGCGCGAATGAGCGACTCTTCATGTTCGACAACGACCACCGTATTGCCACGGTTTCTCAGGTCAATAATTGCTTCATTAAGTCGCGTGATATCGCTTGGGTGAAGTCCGGCTGTTGGTTCGTCAAGCACGTACAGCATGTTCACCAAGCTCGATCCGAGCGTGCTGGTGAGAGTGACCCGCTGGGCTTCCCCACCACTGAGCGTTCGCAGTGATCGGTCCAATGCAAGGTAGCCTAGGCCGACGATGCACAAGTACTCTAAGCGAGCGAGTACCTGCGGGAGCACTTGGCGGCAAAGGGCGCTTTGATAGTCATTGAGGTTCAATTGACGGAAGTGCTCGAGGGCATCCACTATTTTCATCGAGGCTATCTCGGCGATATTTTTACCACCGACACGAACGGCCAAGGCTTCCGGACGGAGACGTGTCCCTCGGCAAGACTCGCACATGCGGAAGCTTCGCCATCGGCTAAGGAAAACCCGCATATGCATCTTGTATTTGCGGCGTTCAAGCCAGGCAAAGAAACCTTTGAGGCCTCCGAATTCACGTTCCGGTACGCCTTCGATGATCAGATTGACCTGTGCTTCCGTCAGATCGCGGTAAGGACTATTGACGGGAATGTCATAGTCGGGAGCCAACGCGATCAGCTCTTCCAACTCGTGTTTGTAGGCTGGCGTATTCCAGGGCGCGATGGCACCTTCGGCAATCGACTTACGACGATCTGGGACAATCAGATCCATGTCCATGTCGATAATGTTGCCAAAGCCTTCGCACTCGGGGCATGCGCCCAAAGGACTGTTGAAGTTGAACAGACGCGGGTCGGGTTCAATGAATTCTAAGTTGCATGCTTCGCACCGAAGTTGACTGCTGAAGCGAAGGCTTTGCCAGGTGGTTCCATCGATTTCGACGGCAGTCCCCTGCCCTTTCAGTTCACCTTCCTCTTGTAGTTGAAGCAATATCTCGCAGACACCGTCCCCATGCGCGAAGCCTGTTTCGAGCGATTCACGGAGGCGTTCGATTTTGAGCGATTCGAGCGTCAGTCGGTCGACCACCACCGAAATCGATTCGCCTGATTCGAGTCGCTGGGTGAGGGGGCCGTCTTGGTCTGGCGTTAACGAGATGGTTTGCCCGGCAACGATTGCTCGTACGAAGCCATCTTCACGTAGCTGTTCGGTGACCCCTTCGCATTCATCGCTTTCACAGGTAACAGGAAATGCGACCATCATCCGGCCACTCGCCCCAGCCTCGCTGAGTTGATCGGCAACACGCCCAGGGGTGTCTTTGGTAATCGGCTGATTGCAACTCGGGCATATAATATGGCCGATCTTGCTGAAGAGAAGCCGCAGGTAATCAGTCGTTTCGGTGGCCGTACCCACTGTGGAACGGCTTGAGCGGGTGTCGTTTACCTTGGTGACAGCCAAAGCTGGCGGAATGTTATCGATGCGGTCGGCATCCGGCTTTTCCAGTCGATCGAGAAATTGCCGCGTGTAGGCCGAGAAGCTCTCGATATATCGACGCTGTCCCTCGGCGTAGAGCGTGTCGAGGGCCATGCTGGTTTTACCGCTCCCACTGACACCACAGAAGACAATCAGCTGACGGTGTGGAATGTCGAGATCCACCTTTTTCAGGTTATGAACTTCGACCCCTCGGGCTTCAATCTGCAGTGTCGACAAGGCTCGCCTTCCTACTGGACGGGATCCATCATGGCAAAGGAACTTTTTATAGTAACGAGAATGTTCTCGTGAGAATACCAGGGGGGAGGACTGTCCGCTTGTTCAGGCTTTGGGGGTGAGATAAGTTTTCTTTGTTCCAAGTACCCGCGGTCTGCCAGGAGTAAAGTGAATATGAAGATTCAGAACATCGATCAAGGCGATTCGATGAAAGTCGAGATGGACGGCGTCGACGGATGCCAGGTAAAGCAATTGATCAGCCAGCAAGATGGTGCTCCGTTGTTCGCCATGCGCCAATTTGAAGTCGCCCCGGGAGGTTACACCCCCCACCACCATCATCCCTACGAGCACGAAGTCTACGTGATCGCTGGGGAAGGCGTCATTTTGGAAAAGGACTCGCCCCGTCCTATCAAAGCAGGAGACGCAATTTTGGTCGAGCCGGACGAAGTACATCAGTTCCGCAATACGGGAACCTCGCCGCTCAAGTTCCTGTGTCTGGTTCCTAACGCAGCTAACAACGCCCAGTTCCCGCCAGAGTGCCAGGAATAGCACATTCTTTCGGTGACGGTCACTCTAGCCCTTTCCTCACGGGGACGAAGAAGGAAACCTTTTCATGTCGGTCGAAACGGATATCCAGAAGCTGCGAGACCAGATCCGCTATCATGATCGGAAGTACTACGTCGAAGCCAGTCCCGAGATTTCGGACCTTGAGTACGACAAGCTTCTCAACGAGTTAAAAGAACTGGAGTCGCAGTACCCAGATCTGATTACGCCTGACAGTCCCACGCAGCGAATCGGCGACGCCCCGGTTCCTTACCTGGAGCAATTCGAACATCGTATCCCGATGCTTTCGATCGACAACACTTATAGCCTTGAAGAGTTGAAAAAGTACGGGGAGCGAATTAATAAGCTATTGCCCGACGAGAAGATTGCCTGGGTTGTGGAACTGAAGATAGACGGTGTGGCGGTATCGATTTTATATGAGGATGGTGTCCTCACGCGGGCGTTAACGCGAGGTAACGGAACGGTTGGGGACGATATCACGCATAACGTTCGCACGATCGCCGATGTGCCGCTCAGGCTGTCGGGCGAAAGTGTTCCGCCGGTAGTGGAAGTTCGCGGCGAGATCTACATGACCAACGCCGATCTGGTGAAGCTTAATGAAAGGCAAACTGAAGCCGGGCAACCTGCCTATAAGAATACTCGCAATGTAACAGCCGGAACGATCCGTTTGCTTGATCCTCGCATTGCCGCCGAGCGTAACCTGCGGGTCTTCTGCCACGGTGTCGGATACGCCGAAGGATTAAAGGCAACCTCGCATACTGAATTCCTGCAAGAGTTAAACTCTTACGGCCTGCCAGCGACACCATTCGTGAAATCGTTTGTCGATTTTGATTCGGCAATCGAGCACTGCCAGGAATTGATCGAGTCGCTGCATGAACTTGAATTCGAGGTCGACGGGCTTGTCTTGAAAGTCGATCGATTCGAGCAACGAGAACGTCTTGGGACAACCTCTAAGAGTCCTCGATGGCTGATCGCTTATAAGTTCGAGAAGTACGAAGCGATTACCAAGGTCAATAACATCGAAGTCCAAGTCGGCAAAACGGGCGCTATTACGCCGGTGGCGATCTTGGAACCGGTAGAACTAGCCGAGACGACCGTTTCGCGGGCCAGTTTGCATAATGCGGATGAAATCGAGCGTAAGGATGTGCGAATCGGCGACGTTGTGGTTGTCGAAAAGGCCGGTAAGATCATTCCGCATATCGTTCGCACGGAGAAACACGAGCGAAAAGTAGATTTGCCGCCCTTCCCTTTTCCTAAGAACTGCCCTTCGTGCGGTACTCCGGTCGTCAAGGATGAAGGAGGGGTAACCATCCGTTGCCCCAATTGGCAGGGTTGCCCGGCTCAGATTAAGGAACGCATTCGTTACTTTGCCACACGTAATGCGATGGATATCGAAGGTCTGGGAGACAAACTGGTCGATATGCTGGTCGACGAGCAGCTAGTGAAAACTTACGGCGATTTGTATCGGCTTACTTCCGACCAAATCGCTGCCCTGCCCCGCATGGGAAAGAAGTCTGGCGACAATCTAGTTGCTGCGGCAACGGAAAGTAAATCGCGGGGGCTTGGCCGCCTATTGAATGCACTTTCTATTCGCCATGTCGGTGCTCGGGGAGCAGAGCGTTTGGCCATGCACTTTGGAACCATCGACAAGTTGATGCAAGCATCAGAAGAAGAACTTGCCGAAATCGAAGACATTGGTGGCGTAATCGCCAAGAGTGTCTGCGAGTATTTCCTAACCGAATTCGGGCAGGAAACCATCGAAGATCTGCGGGGCATAGGGGTTTCGATGGAGACGGTCAAGCGAAGTGCAGATTCTGGCCCGGCGGTCTTCGATGGAATGGCGTTCGTTGTGACCGGCTCGCTAGAGAAGTTCACGCGGGATGAAATCGAAGAGCTGATTCGGGCGCGTGGCGGGAAAGCGTCGGGAAGCGTTTCTAAGAAGACAAGTTTTGTCATTGCTGGTGAAAAGGCCGGTAGTAAGCTTGAAAAAGCCCAAGCCTTGGGAGTGCGAGTTCTTAATGAACAGGAATTTGCTGATCTGCTGGCCGAGAAGGACGCAGGTGTTGACGGCTAAACCCGCACGAACTGGGTTGGTTTCAAACGGGTCGATTTGTTATCGTCACCCAGAGTTTATGGAACAATAGTCGGTTCGCAGGTTTAAATTGCCTGGAACTGAAATGCTAGCGTCGCAAGGATGCGTCAAATGCGCGTTTGTGGATTCACAATTCTGCGAGACGGAGTGCGGTTCGGGTACCCGTTTGTTGAGAGTATTCGTTCGGTATTACCACTGGTCGACCGATTCGTCATTCAAGTAGGGGATTGCTCCGACAATTCTCTGGAAGTCTTGAAGGCGATCAACGATCCCAAGATCGACATAGAAATCACGCCATGGGATCCCGAAATGAGGAAGGCCGGCGAAGTGCTGGCCCACCAGACCAATCTGGCAATGGACCGTTGCGATGGGGATTGGTTTTTCTATATCCAAGCGGATGAAGTGATCCACGAAGACGATTACCCTGTGATTCGACGGGCGATGAAAGACAACTGGCACAAGCCGTGGGTCGATGGTATTCGCTTTCGATATTTACACTTTCGGGGTGACTACAATATTCGAGATCCACTGGGGTATCGACGGCAGGTTCGGATCGTGCGAAATGATCGCCACATTCGTAGCGTTGGCGATGCTTGCGGTTTCGGGAAGAATGGCCACCGCTTACGGTCTAGCCTAATTAATGCTCGTGTTTTTCATTACGGGTATGTCCGTCCCCCGAAGGAAATGGCCGAAAAGGCTGCTCAATTCCAGCAGTTCTACGTCTTCGATAAAAAGGGTAACCAGGTCCGTAAGATCAAAGACCGCCCGTTAGAAGAAGTGGGCGAATACATTTACGACATGCAGTCTTGTGTTCCTTACAATGGAACTCACCCTGCTTTAATGGCGGATCGAATCGAAGCCAAAGACTGGGAAACGCCTGATTTCAAGCATATTCCGCTGTGGCGAAATAAATTCTGGTGGCACGGGCGCTTGAAGAAAGCCGTTCCGCAGATCTTCAATCCTAAGCAACCACGGGTTGACCATGCCTCAAAGAAGTTGCCGACGACTCAGTTGGATTCACCTGCCAAGGCGGCTTAAAGTTTATCCGCGTCGCCGTGAGATGCGCGGCGATAATCGTATTGACCTCCTCTTATGAATTCGCGATTTGATTTTTACTCGCGAGCTTCATATCGATTACACCGTCCCTGAAGTACGTTTCTGGGACATGTTGAGAAAAAAGGCCATTTGATTCTTCTGAATCAGATGGCCTTTTATTGTCTTTGATGCTGTGAACGGCTTGGATCGACTACTTTGTTGAAGTCGACGAAGGCTCGATGTCTTTCAGCGATCGTCCTAACCGCTTTCGGCTCCCGCCACGCGTGGTGGTGCTGCCGGAACTGGAAGAGTTGCTGATCTTCTCCGTCTTAGCATTTTGCAGAAAACCCAACATGTTTTTGTCGGAACCTTCGGCTTCGGTCGGCATTCCGATTTCTTCCACGGCGTCCGAAACGCCTAGCAAGACGGCCGACTTGACTCCGTTACGCATCCACTCGAAGAAATTGAAGTTGTTGCTCATATTCCAAATACCCTTTCTAACCGCCCGAGACTTGTGTGGGCGCGAAAATTACCAAGATGATTGAGGCGGGTCTAGGTCAAAACGCCCGCAACAATACCGGGCAATAGGTTTCATTGGGGACTATTCAGATTTCAGTCGAGTGAGTGCTCGCATACCACGGGCGATTGTGGCCACTCTCCTTCACCGAAAATGGGCCACATCAAAACTGGAAAACTCAAGGACAGTTCATTCGCTATAACCGGAACCGCCTTGTGTGAATTTAAAATGGGCAATCTAAAAAGACCGTTATGCTTGTACAGAGTCTGACGATAACCAGTGCTATCGTACGGAAACGATTGGCAATTATTGGACGAATGCTGGCCGCAGGAGGCAGGTGAACGATGAGCGACGGTTATCGCAATCACGGTGGAGAAGAGCACGCCTACGAACCTTACAGTTGGGGTTCTTTCGCGTTCGGGATCATTTTGGGCGTGGTCTTGGTCTATGTTTTTGCCGTTCGCCCTTCGGAAGAGCAACTTCACGACCTCAACATCCGCGTCTCGCGTCTGGATCGGTCGGTCGAAAAGCTGAGTAAGGCAGCTTCTACCATCAGTGGTACCAATGATCTGCTGGCTTCTTTGGAAGAACAGAAGTTGCTGACCCAGCGTGTCAGTGCAGTCAACGATCAACTACTGACTCAGTTTCAAAGGCTGACGTCGATGGAACTGGCCATGCACGAGGCAGAAGTTACACTCGATCGAATTTCGAGCCTGCATGATCGTGTCGCAAACCAGTATCCTGCTGCGATCCAGGCCGAGCATGTGTTCAACCAGTCGGCCAATTTGAACTCTCAGCTGATTCTGTCTCAGAATGACGTCCGTAAGGCAAAACTTACGTTGGCGGATTTGGTCAACCTGCAGGATCGACTCGTCCTGCAAGCACAGCAAGCAAACCAGGCAGACTTGGTTTTGCAAAATGTTTTTGCGATGCAGCAAGAATTGGTTGATGGGCAATCTCGAACGGAAAAAGCCCGACAAGTTGCCAATGACATGATCCAGATTGAAGCCGACTTGATCTGCCAGATGGGAGATTCCCAATTTGCGGTTCAATCTTTGGAGCAACTTCTGACGATGCAGAAACAGTTGAATCATGCCGGACACGATATGGAGGAAGCGCAGTCCAATGTGGGGGAGCTCCTAGCTCGTCTTGGATCCCCGACGCCCGCTTCGCCTCCGTCCTCGCCAGTCAGTCCGTGGAAAGTGATTCAAAGCCTGACCAGCCAAGTGAGCCAGCAGCGACTAGTACCGATGACCCCGTCGGAATTTCATCGCCTGGCGGAACACTTGACGCAGGGAGCACCCCCTGCTGTTGCCGACCTTGTCGCACCGAGTGCTGCGAAGGTCCGTTAACGCGATTGATACGCAGACTGCGTCGATAGGCTCAGGATAATACAATTGCAGTTTGATACGGCGGCACGGAGGCCTTTAGTCCTTGTACGCCAGCATTAAGAGCGTCCCTTGCTGTTCGCAGCTCGGGACGCTCTTTTTTTGCCTATGTTGCACGCATTGATGAGACCGAACAAGCCGATTGATTCATCACGCTAACGATTGATCTTGGCAACAGGTCAGAATTTCCTTATACGACTCTTTTCGGTAATTGCCCACCTAGGAGTCCGATAAGGAAATTCCCCGAATGGGATGGTTCTCTCCGCAATCAATACAGGTCTTGTCCCTAGTTACGCTACTGACGCTAGCTTCAAGCGTGCGCGCTTCGGAACAGGCGTCTTTGGATGGAATCGGATTAAGCTACTTCGACCAGGCACCTACCGAAAAGTCGGACGCTGAGTTCGTCCACTATCTGATGCCTGAAGGCGACGTACAATCCTCGTTGTCTTCTGTGCTGGAGGTGCCTCCGCTGCCAGAGCTACCCAAGCCAAAGCCAGAAGAAGAAAAGCCTGCAGAGCCCAAGCCGGAAGAGATAGAGAAACCGAAAGAGACCAAGCAGGAAGAGGAGCCGGAGGAAGAGGAAGATACGTATGGATATTTCGAATATGTTCCGTACGGACAGTACTACCATGTCGACTATTGGCTAGGTGAGGCAATCTGGAAAAACAGTGCAGAGCTAGGCTTAAATGGGCAAACAGGTAATACCGAATCTAACAGTTTGCGTGTCGGCGCTAAAATTAAACGCGAAGGGAAAGGGACGATCTTTTCCGCAGATATTCGCCATCTTCGAACGAGCGACAAGGACGGTCTCACGCAGAACAACGCCTACGTGAAACATAAGTTGGAATGGCCACTGAAGCTTCATAAGAATTGGTCCTTGTTTGAAAAAACGGACATCGAATACGACGCATTCAAAGCGTTCGATATGCGGTTGGTTTTCAACGGCGGTGTGAGTTACAAGCCGTATAAGACCGATGCAACAGATTGGACGTTGTCCGTCGGTTCTGGTTTTTCACAGGAATACGGCAGTCCTCAGAAGGGGATTATTCCGGAAGCGACGCTTGGATCGGAATTAAACCATCAGCTTACCGAGAAACAGTCATTTCAGCTCAAATTTGAATTCTTCCCTGCATTTGAAGCCGACCAGGGCTACCGCAGCGTGACCGATGCAAGCTATACGATAGCTTTGGATCATGGACTTTCGTTGAAGATCAGCGCTGAAGATCGCTACGACAGTACCCCCAACGATCGCAAAAGAAATGACTTGGATTATGCCTGTTTGCTGATCTGGCAGTTCTAACTGGCTCGGAATGCTGCTTAGCGCATCGCTCGCTTGGTTTATACTGGAGCAAGTCTGAAAGAGTATCTCGCCCCAGCCGAACTTCCTCGGAGCGTTCTACGATGCGTACCCTATTGCTGTCCTGGACTTGCTTGCTTCTGTTTGTCTTCTCGTCCGCAGTCTTTGCGGATGATGCCAAGTTAAAGGCCTTGATCGTCGATGGTCAAAATAATCATGGAGTTTGGCCCAAAACGACTC
It includes:
- a CDS encoding cupin domain-containing protein, with translation MKIQNIDQGDSMKVEMDGVDGCQVKQLISQQDGAPLFAMRQFEVAPGGYTPHHHHPYEHEVYVIAGEGVILEKDSPRPIKAGDAILVEPDEVHQFRNTGTSPLKFLCLVPNAANNAQFPPECQE
- the ligA gene encoding NAD-dependent DNA ligase LigA — protein: MSVETDIQKLRDQIRYHDRKYYVEASPEISDLEYDKLLNELKELESQYPDLITPDSPTQRIGDAPVPYLEQFEHRIPMLSIDNTYSLEELKKYGERINKLLPDEKIAWVVELKIDGVAVSILYEDGVLTRALTRGNGTVGDDITHNVRTIADVPLRLSGESVPPVVEVRGEIYMTNADLVKLNERQTEAGQPAYKNTRNVTAGTIRLLDPRIAAERNLRVFCHGVGYAEGLKATSHTEFLQELNSYGLPATPFVKSFVDFDSAIEHCQELIESLHELEFEVDGLVLKVDRFEQRERLGTTSKSPRWLIAYKFEKYEAITKVNNIEVQVGKTGAITPVAILEPVELAETTVSRASLHNADEIERKDVRIGDVVVVEKAGKIIPHIVRTEKHERKVDLPPFPFPKNCPSCGTPVVKDEGGVTIRCPNWQGCPAQIKERIRYFATRNAMDIEGLGDKLVDMLVDEQLVKTYGDLYRLTSDQIAALPRMGKKSGDNLVAAATESKSRGLGRLLNALSIRHVGARGAERLAMHFGTIDKLMQASEEELAEIEDIGGVIAKSVCEYFLTEFGQETIEDLRGIGVSMETVKRSADSGPAVFDGMAFVVTGSLEKFTRDEIEELIRARGGKASGSVSKKTSFVIAGEKAGSKLEKAQALGVRVLNEQEFADLLAEKDAGVDG
- the uvrA gene encoding excinuclease ABC subunit UvrA, with the protein product MSTLQIEARGVEVHNLKKVDLDIPHRQLIVFCGVSGSGKTSMALDTLYAEGQRRYIESFSAYTRQFLDRLEKPDADRIDNIPPALAVTKVNDTRSSRSTVGTATETTDYLRLLFSKIGHIICPSCNQPITKDTPGRVADQLSEAGASGRMMVAFPVTCESDECEGVTEQLREDGFVRAIVAGQTISLTPDQDGPLTQRLESGESISVVVDRLTLESLKIERLRESLETGFAHGDGVCEILLQLQEEGELKGQGTAVEIDGTTWQSLRFSSQLRCEACNLEFIEPDPRLFNFNSPLGACPECEGFGNIIDMDMDLIVPDRRKSIAEGAIAPWNTPAYKHELEELIALAPDYDIPVNSPYRDLTEAQVNLIIEGVPEREFGGLKGFFAWLERRKYKMHMRVFLSRWRSFRMCESCRGTRLRPEALAVRVGGKNIAEIASMKIVDALEHFRQLNLNDYQSALCRQVLPQVLARLEYLCIVGLGYLALDRSLRTLSGGEAQRVTLTSTLGSSLVNMLYVLDEPTAGLHPSDITRLNEAIIDLRNRGNTVVVVEHEESLIRAADQIVEFGPGAGERGGEIMFQGPPSEIEEDEDSLTGEFLSGHRSVVRKRDRRTATHGRVRLKGACGNNLKNLEVEFPLGVLTVVTGVSGAGKSSLVDQTLYPALCRRKKKENIQSLPYDDVFGDGQIDDVVLVDQGPIGRSPRSNPVTYIKAFDEIRNVFAGTMQARTRNLTASHFSFNVQGGRCESCNGDGHIAIDMQFMADVYVKCPECKGQRYKKEVLEITYRGKSIADVLNMTVREAFVFFRGQPKVQGKLNLLNEVGLDYLRLGQPANTLSSGEAQRLKLAGNLATTKKARTLFLMDEPTTGLHFADIVQLLDCFENLLQIGHSLIVVEHNIHVMTAADYIIDLGPGAADEGGNMVATGTPEEIAANPDSVTGKHLAVALKMLKA
- a CDS encoding DUF481 domain-containing protein, with product MGWFSPQSIQVLSLVTLLTLASSVRASEQASLDGIGLSYFDQAPTEKSDAEFVHYLMPEGDVQSSLSSVLEVPPLPELPKPKPEEEKPAEPKPEEIEKPKETKQEEEPEEEEDTYGYFEYVPYGQYYHVDYWLGEAIWKNSAELGLNGQTGNTESNSLRVGAKIKREGKGTIFSADIRHLRTSDKDGLTQNNAYVKHKLEWPLKLHKNWSLFEKTDIEYDAFKAFDMRLVFNGGVSYKPYKTDATDWTLSVGSGFSQEYGSPQKGIIPEATLGSELNHQLTEKQSFQLKFEFFPAFEADQGYRSVTDASYTIALDHGLSLKISAEDRYDSTPNDRKRNDLDYACLLIWQF